DNA sequence from the Penicillium psychrofluorescens genome assembly, chromosome: 3 genome:
ACTGGCCGGGCGTTCAAACCAGTATGTCGAAGCAAGCCCCTTACACCACCTCTCATTGTCTCACACTTCCCAGCCCGATGGGCATATTCGGCCCCGGCTTCAAAGAGTTGGGAGACTACATGAACAAAATGCAGGACCAGCTTGCAAACAATGCAATACGGTACAATTGTGAGCAAATGATGTTCTGTCTTCGTGCAGTCTGGCAGGCTAAATGTCATTCTCAATATAGATCTCGGGGCAACCTCCTGGCTGGGAGCTGGCGAGCGCTCAACAGCGAACCAACTGATGTTTGCAACATATTTCCGAACCCTGGAAGATGTACACGCATATGCACATAGCCCGCTTCACCGTGAGGCATGGGACTGGTGGAACCGAATCACAAAGTCACACCCGCACCTCAGTATCATGCATGAAGTCTACCAAGCCCCAAAAAGCCATTGGGAAAACATATACATCAATAATCACCTTACAGGCATTGGTCAGTCCAGCTCCCTTTTCTAtttcgatgatggcaatTCTTGTGCTAAGCTAATAATAGCTGCCACGCAAAGTACGTTTAGACCGGGGCCCGAAAGCGCGAACACCGGAAACATGTGGATCCGTCCAAGCAAGGCAAATTGAAGACACATAAGGGTAGAATTGAGAAGACAGATGGCGATGATAACGAACAGATTTCTGCTCAAACACCACGCATCTTTTGAAGAATCCTAAAGCTGTCGcgtttctctttctttcaCATCATTTTCTCTTAAGACTTTTATACGTGGCTTGGGTTCCGAGAttactttcttttttgctttgTCCCAGAATCTGATTGAGATGAGCGAGATCCTAAGAAATTTCCAAACAAGTTTCTTAACGCACAAATATACAGTGCCAGTACCTGAAGCCATTACAGTTGGTTGAATGATTTATTATTGTCTTTTACTTTGATCCATCACCTAAGTTGAAACTCTGAATTGAGATACAAGTGTGATATCCGCTTGGCGCGGTAGTTGGTAGCGCGGAACTGCCGCAGCGTACCTCAGCCTCGGGCAGCGTACCTCAGCCTCGCGCAGCCTCACACAGGCTACTCTCTGGAACGATGCAATAAAATAGTTCACTGAGACATTCCCTCATTGCCTCTATAAGTCTTGTAGGGGGTAACAAACATACAGTCTATACTGAGATCAGCTGCCAACATTCAGTCTTTATCCGACTATTTGATCTTCCGCCTTGCTGGTTATTCATTTCACAGCTCCACGAATCATGAAACTTTCGATATCTTACCCTAGAGCGCCCACAGAGACTACTAGCATATGAAAATGTACCGACTGACATGATTATGCCAGTTCACCATTTTGACGACACCCCACTTCTGCGAAAGAGCGTCCAGTGCTGGATCCTTCGGTTTCATGATGTGCCGACATGTTGCGGGCCTCTTTGTCGCAGCTCATTGAGCGAGAGGGATGGTGCAAGCTCGGGGGACGCATTCGTCTAAATCTAGGTTCTACCAGTTGCGAAAGTCGTCCTGATCGAGATGGGCTTTCTGATGACGATAATGATAATGGACGAAGCAAGAGTTAGAGATTCACGTTTCCCAAGTGCTTACGTCGGACCGACCTGCAGTCAATATAAATCATGATGAGCTCCATGTCAGCATCAATGAACACCGGCTAGCCTCAAGACTACCTGCATCCACTGATACTTCGTCAGTGCATAATGGCCCTTCGGCATTTAGAGAGCTAGCTGTGAGACCAAGTACATCAGTCTGTCTGGATGACTACCTTAATTCTCATCTCCCACAATTGACTCTGAACGGCATGGATGTCATTGATGGCAGTCTCAGCCGTTCTGCCTTATTACGCGCGGGTTGTATCAGTAAAGCGTTCGATCTCTGATCTCGCTTGCCATCTGTATTGCCaaccaaaaagaaacaaggTACGTATGCCCAGAATGCCGTCTTTCCGTGCTGGACAAATATCATGACTCCTGAGGTCATCGGAAAGACGGATGCTCACAGAGTTGCGGCCTTCCACATCTGTCGTAGCATCAAGCACAGACCACCACGGCTCAAATCCATGCTTTGGCACGTCTTATCAATTGGCACTGGACCAAACAGGACTGCCGCCAATGTTTGGTGAGGCTGGAAAGGGAGACGAAGCTGAAATGGGACGCGAGGCTGAAATGGGAGGCCTGAATCCTGCAGGCCCACTAGGCTCTAGTAGAAAATTTGCACCGATcgaaaatatatatatacgtACCCTGCTTCCAGTAACAACCGGATTTCCTACCTGGCATTGCATACAGCCAGAAAAAGTTAGCATCCTCAAGTTCAGATTCCTTTCATCATTTGAAAATGTCCACTCAAGTCCAAACTCGAGGTGAATATCTGCTGGTGAGGAACACAGCCGAAATCGAGAGGTACGCCTTTAGCTGTTTGAAATACCCAAGAAGTGTTTCCTCCCTTGTATAACCGTTAATATGGAATAATACAGGCTAGAAATGCAGTATAATGCCTGGCAAGCTAATATCGGGTACCTCCTCCATCCTGAAATCCAACTACATGATAGTATGCGCATTGCAGATGTTGGCACGGGGACTGGGTTAGTAGCAATTATACCAGAAAGAAGGAGGTAGCTGACATTAGTCCCTAAGAATATGGCTACGTGACCTCGCAGCTGCTCTTCCAAATACTTGTCAGCTCGACGGGTTTGACCTCTCAGACTCCATGTTTCCCAGCAAGGACACATTGCCGGAAAATATCACCTTCCATCAGCAAAATCTCCTCGAGCCATTCGCACCTGAATATCTGGGTACATATGACGTCGTCAATGTTCgagtgatggtggtggctttATCATACAATGAGTGGGAGCCTGCTGTGCGAAATATGATGACACTCCTGAGTACGAAGTCTCCCAGTTTATAACCCATTGATTTGGATTTATCCTAACAATGAGCAGAACCAGGAGGCTATTTGCAATGGCTCGATTGTGCCGCACATGAGTGTGTAATCAAAGGAGTGCCtgagggaaaagaagccaGTAATGCACGACGCGGGCTCGACATATTCCGACAGACTTTGAATTCGCTTGGGAAAACGCCAAAGTGAGCTTGAATTATTCCATTGATAATCAAAATAATTTCCGAGGACTAAACAAAGAGGCTAATCTATTATCATTAGTATTGCTTTTCTTCATGGGATCTTCCAGAAAAGTGGACTGGTGTCTTGTGAAGAGAAAATCTACACTCTTGACAACCCAGACGCTCGGGAGAAGCTCAGTATCTCAGTTGCTCTTGGAATTCAGCATAGTCTGACTGCTGCTTTCCAAATGCATAAGTTGGATGACATAAAATCCATTGATCAGATTACAGATCTGAAGGAGGCTACCTTGGGGGAATTGAAGAGTGTACCTTGTTATTATTGTTACGATGTTTACGTCGTGACTGGAAGAAAGTCTGATTAAGGCTTGTCTAGCGGGAGAATGGATTTGTCAAAGATTGGCCACATAACATTGCACCTTCTCCCTTCAGCCCTCAGCACTACGCCAAAGCTTATAGTAGTACCATTTGCGGCTATTCTTTTTTTCACCTACAGATTCTTGGCCATTAGTACATTAGGCTCTCCCGCTGATAGGGATACCCAGATAGCAGAGTAGGGAGTAATAGAAATCGACTCGGCTCTCCAGGCAGCTATACTAATCTGACAGAGACATAGTCCTGTCTATGAAGCCTCTGGACAGACTAAAAAATAATAGTCTACATTATACATTGTTCTGCCCCGGCAACTAGTACGTAGCTTCACCCAGAAATCGTAATGAAAGGGCTGCATATCTGCAATAAAGAGGCGGTGAATCAAGTACTTCGAAGTATATTTGAGGTTAATCCCAAACCGGACTAGACAGGCCCACCAAGATCTGCCTGACGGGGACTTGGCATCTATATTCATTCACCTTCCATCTTCCTTTTTGCCCTGCACCATGGACCCCGTACCCGATGACCAAACGCAGAAGCGTGCTAGCCTGAGAGACAAATGCAATCGAGCGGTGTCAGAACTTATCCAGGCACTGGACTCCCAGGCACAGGATGCTTATCGAAGCGATGAGCTTACTGTCCTTGGAGTCTCCCTTGGAATGTTCGACCCCAATGGTCAAGATTTTCTCAACTCCAAAGCCTGTCTCTTTGAGCCTCTATCCTCGGGGGCGCTTGAAGAGTACTCTCTGCTCGAGTCCGAACTTAACGGGGGCGCTCTCGAGTACTACTTCAAGTTTGACGAGATTTACGATCACCCTACGAATGTGAAAAATCCTCCCTCTTCTTATATTATGGCGGAGAGAGCATACCAAATATTTAGTCACCTAGATATCCTCTACTGCCACTATGAAAAGAAGATGGGGAGCGACCTCGTTTTCCTGGGGGAAGTCTCTGGATGGGACCAGATGAAGTACGTTGGAAACGGCTGGTTTGTTGAATTACTATGCTAATGCATAATTTGAATAACTTAGGCACGGCAATTCATTTCACGATGGCCCAGAAGGACTACTGCTTGGTCTCCGCCATGGGCTTCCAGATTGGAATACTGAGGCCATGCGCGAGTGGcaggaagacgaggacgaccAAGCGACAACTTACCCACACATCATGCTCATCATTTGCACTGGGGCAGAGGCGAAGGATGATGAGCTGCTTTTTGGCGAACTGGGACCCATCGCGCAGGCGATCCAAAATCGTCTCAGCCAGACGGAATTTGAGAAGACATCGCTCTTCCCGGTATATCATAGTCTTTCTCCCTCATTCCTAGCACCTGTGCTAATCTAAATGCTTTTGAACTTGATAGGTGCTGGCCGTCTCACTTTTTGGGCCGCGACATGGGCGTCTCCTACACGCCAAATTTAACAAGTCCGGTCTCTTAAAAGTCCGAGCCTCGCCAATTTACAGCTTTCGACACAAAGCGGAGGCACCCTTCAAACTGTTCCTTCGTTACCATGCCTGCGAACCTCGATATGGACCGGAATACGAGTTTTATAGTGACGAGGAGGATCCACCTAAGGCCCCCGAGTATGTCTCCCCATCACCCGCAGCGGATAAGAAAAATCTCCCTcccaaggaagagaatgcTCCGTCTGCCGAAGAGCCTTGAGATCTGCATTTGCCTGTGTTGACTAGAAGTTCTACAAGGCCCAACCAACCGAGGAACTTTGCGTTCAATTTGAAACCGAGACAACCGAGAGAGAAAGCAGCGAGTGCTCTACAATGAGTGCTTGGGTTATCTTCATGGATTTCAAAAACTTTTCTTGACCACATTATCTGTAGTCGCGATAGCTGTTACGATTCTCCCGCTGAATTCTCTAGGGACTTGGCAGATAGCACCCTCCATAATAGGCAATTTGGCTCTGCGTATTTTGAGATGTTTGCATTCGCATTAGTGAGTCTAATGTTCGTAAGTCGGCCAATGAAATTACGCGATGGCGCGGCCGAAGGAGAACAATCAACATaaggggagaaggagagagtGGGAGCAATTCAAAGAAGGAGCTGAATGGTAACAAGCAGCAAGGCGGCCATCATATCAGTCCGTTACATATTTGCTTCTGGTCGCAACATCTTTGTCATAATTTGCAAATGATTGACAGAAATCGTCGCTGTCTCAGCGTTTTCTAACTTTAGGCCAGTCTTAGGAGAACCTTCATGTACCGCACATATTCATGAGCCGATATCTGTCATATGATGCGTCTCATGCGTAGCATATATATACTTCTGAATAAAATCAGATCAACTTGTTCCCAAGTCATACGCATCACTTGGTTCCCAAGGTTGGTCCTTCTCCACTGATCGTATGAGAGCTTCATGGGCAGGGGTACGAGGGGAGATATCAAACTTCCATGGAACGGGGTGGCTAATCACGCCAGCCTGAAATTCAGGACTGACGTCCACCTCTTTGCCGTTTTTGATCACTTTGGTGATATTGAAC
Encoded proteins:
- a CDS encoding uncharacterized protein (ID:PFLUO_004415-T1.cds;~source:funannotate), which gives rise to MDPVPDDQTQKRASLRDKCNRAVSELIQALDSQAQDAYRSDELTVLGVSLGMFDPNGQDFLNSKACLFEPLSSGALEEYSLLESELNGGALEYYFKFDEIYDHPTNVKNPPSSYIMAERAYQIFSHLDILYCHYEKKMGSDLVFLGEVSGWDQMKHGNSFHDGPEGLLLGLRHGLPDWNTEAMREWQEDEDDQATTYPHIMLIICTGAEAKDDELLFGELGPIAQAIQNRLSQTEFEKTSLFPVLAVSLFGPRHGRLLHAKFNKSGLLKVRASPIYSFRHKAEAPFKLFLRYHACEPRYGPEYEFYSDEEDPPKAPEYVSPSPAADKKNLPPKEENAPSAEEP